A single region of the Stegostoma tigrinum isolate sSteTig4 chromosome 8, sSteTig4.hap1, whole genome shotgun sequence genome encodes:
- the LOC125455153 gene encoding ral guanine nucleotide dissociation stimulator-like 1: protein MKIAIPEILEIWLEESAEDFRQVPTYSCLRKVLSYLNQTVPGSDAEHRAQKLLSRFLAEETAEKEMFKGYRRRVRFYVGEEHDQTIEQVDEKLLSYPSRFIAEQLTFMDADLFRKLVPSQCLGSIWSQRGKEEKQHLVSTVQATMTQFNNVTKCVTSTILRRQQLKPWQTAKIIEKWIDVAQECRILQNFSSVHAITTALQSNSVFNLKKTWAAVSKSSKITFEDLSNNEEDNFVASRELLMEDIVQGIVPYLGTFLTEFSALDSAFPNYHSNGLINFDKRQKLL from the exons tgctattcctgaaattctcgaaatctggctggaggagtctgccgaagactttcgtcaagttccaacttactcttgtctccggaaggtactttcctacttgaaccagacagtgccagggtcagatgctgaacatcgggcccagaaactcctgagtcggtttttggcggaggaaacagcggagaaagagatgttca aaggctaccgtAGAAGAGTCAGATTCTATGTGggagaagaacacgaccaaaccatcgaacaagttgacgaaaagctcctctcctacccatcacgcttcattgcagagcagctgacttttatggatgct gatctttttcggaaacttgtgcccagccaatgtttagggtccatctggtctcaacgagggaaggaagaaaaacagcatctggtatcaaccgtccaggccaccatgacacagttcaataatgttacaaaatgtgtcaccagcaccatattaagacGTCAACAGTTGAAACCATGGCAGAcggctaaaatcattgagaaatggattgatgttgcccag gaatgtaggattttgcagaatttctcgtcagtgcatgctattaccactgcattgcaatcaaatagtgtgttcaatttgaagaagacttgggcagccgtgtcaaa gagcagtaagataacatttgaagacctttcaaacaatgaagaagataactttgtagcaagtagagagctgctaatggag gatatcgttcagggaattgtgccgtacctgggaactttcttaacagaattttcagcactggattcggctttcccgaattaccattca aatggcttgatcaactttgacaagagacaaaaa ctcctctga